A single window of Fusobacterium periodonticum 1_1_41FAA DNA harbors:
- a CDS encoding glutaredoxin domain-containing protein, whose protein sequence is MIKVYGKENCSKCTSLKGILTDRNIEFEYIEDVKTLMIVASKARIMSAPVIEYNDTVYSMEAFLKVI, encoded by the coding sequence ATGATTAAAGTTTATGGTAAGGAAAACTGTAGCAAATGTACATCTTTAAAAGGGATATTAACAGATAGAAACATTGAATTTGAATACATTGAAGATGTAAAAACACTTATGATAGTTGCTAGTAAAGCAAGAATTATGAGTGCACCAGTAATAGAATACAATGACACAGTCTACTCAATGGAAGCCTTCTTAAAGGTGATCTAA